In the Haloarcula marismortui ATCC 43049 genome, one interval contains:
- a CDS encoding ABC transporter permease, whose amino-acid sequence MAGRFFPAALMARRNLTRTKMRSLLASLGIVIGVVAIASLGMFGVALQYSFTQNLGNVGNQLTVYPNSGENVTELTERDIRTIRREASPTATVSPVKTRVGTVSYNREDAASETIYGVENPAALYEAQEGRVSPFRTGALIGSDVAEEHDLHPGSQITVNGTSVRIRAVLEEGDAFSSANPDNRIIMPVGSFSERSYSEVYITESTGTRANETAMGIRDSLNDREQRVSVQELGSLVDTIEQQFQIINTVLAGIASISLLVAGISILNVMLMSTVERREEIGVLRAVGYQKRDILKVMLMEATLLGFLGGIVGVALSVGAGLAINHYAVGDAMAVFRLPNVWYVGAAFTFGVLTSIVSGLYPAWKAASEEPVDALRG is encoded by the coding sequence ATGGCGGGTAGGTTCTTCCCGGCCGCGTTGATGGCGCGGCGCAACCTCACACGAACGAAAATGCGGTCATTGCTGGCGTCGCTGGGCATCGTCATCGGCGTCGTCGCCATCGCTTCGCTGGGGATGTTCGGCGTTGCGCTCCAGTACTCGTTCACCCAGAACCTCGGCAATGTCGGCAACCAGCTCACGGTGTACCCAAATTCCGGCGAAAATGTTACTGAACTCACCGAGCGCGACATCCGCACTATTCGTAGAGAAGCAAGCCCGACAGCGACTGTCTCACCGGTAAAGACGCGCGTTGGGACGGTCTCGTACAACCGCGAGGACGCCGCCAGTGAGACAATATACGGCGTTGAGAATCCAGCAGCGTTGTACGAGGCCCAGGAGGGGCGGGTGTCTCCGTTCCGGACCGGCGCGCTCATCGGGTCAGATGTCGCGGAAGAGCACGATTTGCATCCAGGAAGTCAGATCACTGTCAACGGGACCAGCGTCCGTATCCGAGCCGTGCTGGAAGAAGGCGACGCGTTCTCCTCAGCGAACCCCGACAATCGAATCATTATGCCGGTGGGTTCGTTCAGTGAGCGTAGCTACTCGGAAGTGTACATCACTGAGTCGACTGGGACGCGAGCCAACGAGACGGCCATGGGGATACGCGACTCACTCAACGATCGTGAGCAGCGGGTCTCCGTTCAGGAACTAGGCTCGCTCGTTGACACTATTGAACAGCAGTTCCAGATCATCAACACCGTCCTCGCCGGTATCGCATCGATTTCGCTGCTCGTGGCCGGTATCTCGATTCTTAACGTCATGTTGATGTCCACCGTCGAACGTCGGGAAGAGATCGGCGTCCTTAGAGCGGTCGGCTACCAGAAACGAGATATCCTCAAAGTGATGTTGATGGAAGCGACACTGCTCGGATTCCTCGGTGGTATCGTTGGCGTGGCTCTGAGTGTCGGTGCCGGACTCGCAATTAATCATTACGCTGTCGGCGATGCGATGGCCGTTTTCAGGCTGCCAAACGTCTGGTACGTCGGCGCGGCATTCACTTTTGGGGTGCTAACGAGCATCGTCAGCGGGCTGTACCCAGCTTGGAAAGCAGCGAGCGAGGAACCAGTTGACGCGCTACGTGGTTAA
- a CDS encoding IS5-like element ISHma6 family transposase → MDSATLQNEPSVESFFNVAETETLALFEHLSFEFLGEFDVFAPAETGRTREHKPPEMLRGFLHCYYRDIYGIRPAERELQNTVVWLSCGFDRPPSRDAVDRFLTDLEHVVDEVFDHLVEQAARRGLLDLTYCIDSTDVRAMPADQDASKCYDPTDEEYYYGYGCTIVSTGQKIPIAAEFTESKQAPEETAMRVTCDALAVAKPIWMVGDSAYDTLDWHDHLLAAGVVPVAPYNARNADDPKDIEYRVEDRIEKHSEDVQLKQSILNQTYNRRTGVERTNESVKDCGLGRTHARGRAHARAQVFLALCLRLVVAITNYERGDNPGSTIITV, encoded by the coding sequence ATGGACTCAGCGACCCTGCAGAATGAGCCTTCGGTAGAGTCGTTCTTCAATGTCGCGGAGACCGAGACGTTAGCGTTGTTTGAGCATCTCTCCTTCGAGTTTCTTGGCGAGTTCGACGTGTTCGCCCCGGCGGAGACGGGGCGAACACGAGAGCATAAACCACCAGAGATGCTGCGTGGGTTCCTCCACTGCTATTACCGTGATATCTACGGAATTCGTCCTGCTGAGCGGGAGCTTCAGAACACGGTTGTCTGGCTGAGCTGTGGCTTCGATCGACCGCCGTCAAGAGACGCGGTCGATCGGTTCCTTACTGACCTCGAACACGTCGTCGACGAAGTCTTTGACCACCTCGTCGAGCAGGCCGCCCGGCGCGGCCTGCTCGACTTGACCTACTGCATCGATTCAACCGACGTGAGGGCGATGCCCGCTGACCAAGATGCGTCGAAATGCTACGATCCAACCGATGAAGAGTACTACTACGGCTACGGCTGTACGATTGTTTCGACCGGACAAAAAATACCGATTGCAGCGGAGTTCACCGAGAGCAAACAAGCGCCAGAAGAGACGGCGATGCGCGTCACCTGTGACGCGCTCGCCGTCGCCAAGCCGATTTGGATGGTCGGTGACAGCGCCTACGACACCCTCGACTGGCACGACCACCTGCTGGCCGCAGGGGTCGTGCCAGTCGCCCCGTACAATGCTAGAAACGCTGACGACCCGAAAGATATCGAATACAGGGTCGAGGACCGCATTGAGAAACACAGCGAGGATGTACAGCTGAAACAATCGATACTAAACCAGACGTACAATCGCCGCACTGGAGTGGAACGAACCAACGAATCAGTGAAGGACTGCGGCCTCGGGCGAACGCACGCCCGAGGCCGCGCCCACGCACGAGCGCAGGTCTTCCTCGCACTGTGTCTTCGCCTGGTCGTCGCAATCACCAATTACGAACGCGGAGACAATCCGGGAAGCACGATCATCACGGTGTGA
- a CDS encoding COG1361 S-layer family protein: MIYNHVRSIAVAAILSAVLLGSTIAPVTAQTAGNSGQVIGSPDIDLNAPTQEFEPGTQAELRLEIVNRGSIRKGGPAEYENRITTARGVTADVKSGSAPIEINTGSVSIGNVPTGTASAPPVNITIKDSAEPGTYRVPVKISYASTRSVNYDSFGPEYNDFDRSRTEYVTIRVRSQSRFDIVDSTTTSQVGDRGNLTVTIENVGDRAARDASVAAASSSDELLFGTGSKSSTANIGSWEPGEQRVIEYTVEMVDDATLRAYSVDLTVNYRDIDGIDRSSRPLTTGVRPTAEQSFSVTNVSTNLRVGEEGTVSGTVVNNGPDAVTNPVVMFSPSNPNIVVDSSEYAIPDIAPGERANFEYTVTVSDAGSASVQQFNLTTRYRNTRGDVQRSDGLETRARIEPKRDRFIIKTATDEIAAGSDQAVTIQITNNGEQPLQNVEAKAFVESPLSSDNDEAIVTSLAANETAEVTIALSAASGALPKTYPVSLDFQYEMPDGDSEVSKTYTTAIVVTEPEDSGFPLPLILGVFVIIGVAGIGGWRRWSS, from the coding sequence GTGATCTATAATCACGTACGTTCTATTGCGGTTGCAGCTATTCTTTCTGCCGTGCTTCTTGGTTCAACTATCGCTCCAGTAACTGCACAAACAGCGGGGAATTCTGGACAAGTAATTGGATCTCCAGATATTGATCTCAATGCCCCCACCCAAGAGTTTGAACCAGGGACTCAGGCAGAACTTAGGCTTGAAATAGTAAATAGAGGCTCAATTAGAAAAGGAGGCCCTGCAGAGTATGAAAATCGCATCACAACCGCTCGTGGTGTCACAGCCGATGTTAAATCTGGATCCGCACCAATTGAAATAAATACTGGCTCAGTCAGCATCGGAAATGTACCAACAGGGACAGCATCAGCTCCACCTGTGAACATCACGATCAAGGATAGTGCGGAACCAGGGACATACCGAGTTCCGGTCAAAATCAGCTATGCATCTACTCGGAGTGTCAATTACGATAGCTTTGGACCCGAATACAACGATTTCGACCGGAGTCGAACAGAATATGTGACGATTCGTGTGCGCAGTCAGTCGCGATTCGATATTGTCGACTCAACAACTACTTCACAAGTCGGTGACCGCGGAAATCTCACTGTAACGATAGAGAATGTTGGTGACCGAGCAGCACGGGACGCGAGCGTTGCTGCAGCGTCTTCCAGCGATGAACTTCTCTTTGGGACCGGATCGAAGAGTTCAACGGCAAATATCGGGTCGTGGGAGCCAGGCGAACAACGCGTCATCGAATATACCGTTGAAATGGTTGACGACGCTACACTTCGAGCATACTCTGTTGATCTCACGGTGAACTACCGCGACATCGACGGGATTGACAGGTCCTCTCGACCGCTAACTACCGGAGTGCGACCGACTGCTGAGCAGTCTTTTTCAGTTACAAACGTCTCAACAAATCTTCGCGTCGGTGAAGAAGGAACAGTTTCGGGAACAGTTGTTAACAACGGGCCCGATGCGGTTACAAATCCAGTCGTGATGTTCTCTCCATCCAACCCAAACATTGTAGTGGACTCCTCAGAATACGCGATTCCTGACATTGCTCCAGGTGAGCGTGCTAACTTTGAGTACACCGTAACGGTAAGTGACGCAGGAAGTGCCAGCGTTCAGCAATTCAATCTCACAACTCGTTATCGGAACACCCGCGGCGATGTGCAGAGAAGTGATGGATTAGAGACAAGAGCAAGAATTGAACCCAAGCGCGACAGATTCATTATTAAAACTGCTACAGATGAAATTGCGGCTGGGAGTGACCAAGCCGTAACGATACAAATTACGAATAACGGTGAGCAACCACTACAAAACGTCGAAGCAAAGGCGTTTGTTGAAAGCCCCCTATCCAGTGATAACGATGAGGCGATTGTCACATCGCTGGCGGCAAATGAAACAGCCGAAGTTACCATCGCACTCTCTGCAGCAAGTGGTGCGTTGCCGAAAACATACCCAGTCTCACTTGACTTCCAGTACGAAATGCCAGATGGCGACTCTGAAGTCTCGAAAACATATACCACCGCAATTGTCGTAACAGAACCTGAAGACAGCGGCTTCCCACTCCCTCTTATCTTGGGCGTGTTCGTCATTATTGGGGTCGCTGGAATCGGTGGCTGGCGGCGGTGGTCAAGCTAA
- a CDS encoding IS5-like element ISHma11 family transposase: MEVNLLDFVEQCRQLVKQALGKHAGEPASDGFARWKHVVLHCFRVEDGHSYRETPNRLQYMTDICDALGLDPDDLPDFTTVYKSFDRLEMWVWRALLRVSAQQHPQSGHAALDSTFFDRRSASSYYRQRSGSNVQTLKVTTLTDRESLAVLDVHISARWKHDTKTGTQVVRRNADDLLSVAADKAFHSWITKYEFYALGVEPLILQRGSRPLTLGHNALIRTKGYSQRWMAETSYSTTKRSLGDTVRALGWYRQFREIVLMFAISNIEPLCEPL, translated from the coding sequence ATGGAAGTCAATCTCCTCGACTTCGTTGAGCAGTGTCGGCAGCTAGTCAAACAAGCGTTGGGGAAGCACGCGGGCGAGCCCGCCAGCGACGGGTTCGCCCGCTGGAAGCACGTCGTTCTCCACTGTTTCCGAGTCGAAGACGGCCACAGCTACCGTGAAACACCGAATCGGCTACAGTATATGACCGATATTTGTGATGCACTTGGTCTAGATCCGGACGATCTACCTGACTTTACCACGGTCTACAAGTCATTCGACCGGCTGGAAATGTGGGTGTGGCGGGCGCTGCTGCGCGTTTCAGCGCAGCAGCACCCGCAGTCTGGCCACGCCGCACTCGATAGCACGTTCTTCGACCGCCGCTCAGCCTCATCATACTACCGCCAGCGGTCGGGAAGCAACGTTCAAACACTGAAAGTGACGACACTAACCGATAGAGAATCTCTTGCTGTCCTTGACGTGCACATATCTGCCCGGTGGAAACACGATACGAAGACCGGGACGCAGGTCGTCCGCCGGAACGCGGACGACCTGCTGTCCGTGGCTGCAGACAAAGCCTTCCACAGCTGGATCACGAAATACGAGTTCTACGCGCTTGGCGTCGAACCACTCATTTTACAGCGTGGATCAAGACCGTTGACGCTAGGACACAACGCACTCATCCGGACAAAAGGCTACTCTCAACGCTGGATGGCCGAAACATCGTATTCGACAACGAAGCGCTCGCTCGGCGACACCGTGCGAGCGCTCGGCTGGTATCGACAGTTCCGTGAGATTGTCCTGATGTTCGCCATCTCGAACATAGAACCGCTCTGTGAACCACTCTAA
- a CDS encoding TrmB family transcriptional regulator, whose product MSDNEATESLKELGLSTYEARVFITLVEIGSGTAREIASVTDVPRPQVYTTAHDLESRGFISIQQSNPQVFQPVSLDEAKAQLENRFETQRDSVFDYLESLEPATGNEAEENEDVWSITGKTAITERIAKLASEANQTILYGSPDLVDPSPDLVTALEAACERGIGVTLLAKSGQTIDSSWIDNDNIDIFYSSQVNQSNEYAERILIVDLDVFLLSIRGGKADDETAVWSARTTFAQIFCQLTIGNFEEITTETQIKSP is encoded by the coding sequence ATGAGCGATAACGAAGCAACTGAGTCATTGAAAGAGCTAGGGTTATCAACGTATGAGGCACGCGTGTTCATTACACTCGTTGAGATTGGGAGCGGGACTGCCCGTGAGATAGCTTCTGTAACCGACGTTCCCCGGCCGCAAGTATACACGACAGCACACGATTTAGAGAGTCGCGGGTTCATTAGCATCCAGCAGTCGAATCCACAGGTATTCCAACCTGTTTCACTGGATGAAGCAAAAGCACAGCTTGAAAATCGGTTTGAAACTCAGCGTGATAGTGTGTTTGATTATCTTGAGTCGTTGGAACCTGCTACTGGAAACGAAGCCGAAGAGAACGAAGATGTCTGGTCAATTACTGGAAAAACAGCTATTACCGAGAGGATTGCTAAACTAGCTTCCGAAGCGAACCAAACAATTCTATATGGTAGCCCAGACCTTGTTGACCCAAGCCCAGATTTGGTAACAGCACTGGAAGCAGCGTGTGAGCGTGGTATCGGCGTCACACTACTTGCAAAGAGCGGTCAGACAATCGATAGTTCGTGGATCGATAATGACAATATCGACATATTTTATTCTTCCCAGGTCAATCAAAGTAACGAGTATGCTGAGCGGATTCTGATAGTCGACCTTGACGTGTTTTTACTTAGTATTCGCGGCGGCAAAGCAGATGATGAAACCGCCGTTTGGAGTGCGCGGACCACTTTCGCACAGATATTCTGCCAATTAACAATTGGGAACTTCGAGGAAATTACCACAGAGACTCAGATAAAGTCACCATAG
- a CDS encoding efflux RND transporter permease subunit translates to MDFELNYQRYIDIADHWIADRPKQVILVFLILSGVFATGLGQSGTESGTSQFVDDVPAADALDEVNNNFERITFEGDTGTTQLIHSGQNVLSKPELLRMLRAQHRLSKNPEIQVESTTSVAQAVARTLDPSAETFEEQIRVVETAAPSEIDQAVQTAAERNPQFRASLSNDFNARSASASATIGIVTHQLQTETDSGPGSSGSSPLTSIQQQAVFIVDSVGGDITVFGSGLTSEELSSVISDSLALVVPAAVGLILFFLIIAYRDPVDLLLGLVALAMAILWTFGFMGLAGIAFSQLLIAVPPLLLAVGIDFGIHAINRYREERIQGYGIQESMRTTTDQLLVAFAIVTGTTVVGFAANMSSPLGSIQDFGIVAAIGIVFTFLIFGVFLPASKVYADQLCQRYPIPTFGSQPMGSEDSLLGRVLLAGVHIGRAAPKTFVIVLVLSTAWVGVYGSGVESRFSQDDFLPPEENPEYLEYLPASVQPSEYTVTETTNFLEDRFQTGEEDTTTVYVEGSLTDDGALESMYRAGDSPPDSFIVDDGHARETSIITVIRSYADRSPEFAALVAQNDRNANGIPDDNLVTIYDALLDSPARGQALNYITDDYTSARIEYAVEADATQDEVTSDTRTVSDRFRFKATATGGVIVLKAVSDVIGESALISLALALVGSGIFLIIAYAALEGRPLLGVVNLLPIAITVAGIAATMRYLGIPFNVLTGTILSIGLGLGTDYSAHLIHRFSEEYERGTDVFIALTTTVRGTGGALTGSMLTTVSGIGVLVIAITPVLGQFGILTGLTILYSYLASIIIVPSALVIWSQFVESDITRFLSGNNFRVNQ, encoded by the coding sequence ATGGATTTCGAGCTCAACTACCAGCGGTATATCGACATTGCAGACCACTGGATTGCGGATCGGCCAAAACAGGTTATCCTCGTTTTTTTGATCCTGTCAGGCGTGTTTGCGACTGGCCTTGGGCAGTCTGGCACAGAGTCTGGGACCAGTCAATTTGTCGACGATGTTCCGGCAGCCGATGCGTTGGACGAAGTAAACAACAACTTTGAGCGAATCACATTTGAGGGTGACACAGGGACGACACAGCTAATCCACTCAGGCCAGAATGTCTTGTCGAAGCCAGAATTACTGCGGATGCTTCGAGCGCAGCATCGGCTGTCAAAGAACCCTGAGATACAGGTCGAATCCACCACAAGCGTCGCACAGGCAGTTGCCAGAACCCTTGATCCGTCTGCAGAAACATTCGAAGAGCAGATCCGTGTCGTTGAAACCGCGGCACCGAGTGAGATTGACCAAGCTGTGCAAACAGCCGCTGAGCGAAATCCACAATTTCGGGCCAGTCTCAGTAACGACTTCAATGCTCGTTCAGCCAGCGCTTCGGCAACAATCGGGATTGTTACACATCAACTGCAAACCGAAACCGACAGCGGTCCAGGTAGCAGCGGATCAAGTCCACTCACTAGTATACAGCAACAAGCAGTCTTTATTGTTGATTCCGTCGGCGGTGACATCACTGTTTTCGGCAGTGGCCTCACATCTGAAGAGCTGTCATCAGTGATAAGCGATTCACTAGCTCTAGTAGTACCCGCTGCAGTCGGACTGATCCTGTTTTTCCTTATCATCGCTTATCGCGACCCTGTCGACCTTCTATTAGGTCTGGTAGCGTTAGCGATGGCAATTCTCTGGACGTTCGGCTTTATGGGCCTGGCAGGCATCGCGTTCTCACAGCTGTTAATTGCAGTCCCTCCCCTGCTACTTGCGGTCGGGATTGATTTCGGCATTCATGCGATTAATCGCTACCGTGAAGAGCGGATCCAGGGATACGGGATTCAAGAGTCAATGCGGACCACTACGGATCAGTTGCTCGTCGCATTTGCTATTGTCACTGGGACTACTGTGGTCGGCTTTGCTGCAAATATGAGTAGCCCATTGGGATCGATTCAAGACTTTGGCATCGTCGCTGCCATCGGCATTGTATTTACATTCCTCATCTTTGGAGTGTTTCTTCCTGCAAGCAAGGTCTATGCTGATCAATTATGCCAGCGATATCCGATTCCGACGTTTGGGTCACAACCGATGGGTTCGGAGGACTCACTACTTGGACGGGTTCTTTTGGCTGGCGTACACATCGGTAGAGCAGCTCCAAAGACCTTCGTCATCGTGCTGGTACTCAGCACAGCGTGGGTTGGTGTCTATGGCTCTGGAGTTGAGTCGCGGTTCTCGCAGGATGATTTTCTGCCACCCGAAGAAAATCCAGAGTATCTGGAATACTTACCAGCAAGTGTACAGCCAAGTGAGTACACAGTGACAGAAACAACGAATTTCCTTGAGGATCGGTTCCAAACTGGCGAGGAAGATACAACAACAGTGTACGTTGAAGGGTCATTAACAGATGATGGAGCGCTTGAATCTATGTACCGCGCAGGAGACTCTCCACCGGATAGCTTCATCGTTGATGACGGTCATGCCCGTGAAACGTCTATTATTACCGTTATACGATCGTACGCTGATCGAAGTCCCGAGTTCGCTGCACTTGTCGCCCAAAATGACCGGAATGCAAACGGGATTCCAGATGATAACTTGGTAACAATCTATGATGCCTTACTTGATTCACCAGCGCGAGGACAGGCGCTGAATTATATTACCGACGACTATACGTCAGCGCGTATTGAGTACGCTGTTGAAGCCGACGCAACACAGGATGAAGTGACTTCTGACACTCGCACTGTTTCGGATCGCTTCCGGTTTAAAGCAACCGCAACTGGCGGCGTAATTGTTCTCAAAGCAGTTTCAGACGTGATTGGTGAGTCAGCGTTGATTAGTCTCGCTCTTGCTCTCGTGGGGTCTGGTATCTTTCTTATTATCGCGTATGCCGCGCTCGAAGGCCGGCCCCTTCTTGGGGTAGTTAACCTCCTACCTATTGCGATCACTGTTGCTGGCATCGCTGCAACGATGCGTTACCTTGGGATTCCATTTAATGTCCTAACGGGAACCATCCTCTCGATCGGGCTTGGGCTTGGAACAGACTATTCTGCGCACCTGATCCACCGGTTCTCAGAAGAATATGAACGAGGTACAGATGTCTTTATCGCACTCACTACTACAGTCCGCGGTACTGGTGGAGCGCTTACCGGTTCGATGTTAACAACAGTATCAGGAATCGGGGTGCTCGTAATTGCAATCACACCAGTGCTTGGACAGTTCGGCATATTGACCGGGCTGACAATTCTTTACTCGTATCTTGCATCGATAATTATTGTCCCCTCTGCACTTGTGATCTGGTCCCAATTCGTTGAATCTGATATCACTCGGTTCCTGTCTGGAAACAACTTTCGGGTGAATCAATGA
- a CDS encoding ABC transporter ATP-binding protein produces the protein MTVIDAQGLVKRYRTGGQTLYALAGIDFALEAGEFVSIMGPSGSGKTTLLNTLGLLDTPTEGTVLLEGQDVTGLGDSKRTALRKRTVGFVFQHFYLLPTLTAVENVEVPLLLDSDPEVTKRARTLLERLGLDDRLDHKPDELSGGQKQRVAIARSLINSPKVVLADEPTGNLDSETGRQILDEFRRIADEDDVAIVAVTHDDLVNEYVDRTVHLVDGTIGRERKNGG, from the coding sequence ATGACGGTCATCGACGCACAGGGACTGGTCAAGCGCTATCGTACCGGCGGTCAGACCCTCTACGCGCTGGCGGGTATTGATTTCGCCCTCGAGGCCGGCGAGTTCGTCTCGATTATGGGCCCCAGCGGCAGTGGCAAGACAACCCTGCTGAATACCCTTGGGCTGCTGGATACGCCGACGGAAGGGACCGTCCTGCTGGAGGGGCAGGATGTGACCGGTCTCGGCGACAGCAAGCGGACCGCGCTCCGCAAGCGGACGGTCGGCTTCGTGTTCCAGCACTTCTATCTCCTGCCGACGCTGACTGCCGTCGAAAACGTCGAGGTCCCTCTGCTGTTGGACAGCGACCCGGAAGTCACAAAGCGGGCCAGAACGCTCTTAGAGCGGCTCGGTCTCGACGACCGACTGGATCACAAGCCCGACGAACTCTCCGGTGGCCAGAAGCAGCGCGTCGCCATCGCGCGCTCGCTCATCAACAGCCCGAAGGTCGTACTCGCCGACGAGCCGACGGGCAATCTCGACAGCGAGACCGGGCGACAGATACTCGACGAGTTCCGCCGCATCGCCGACGAGGACGACGTGGCAATCGTCGCAGTCACCCATGACGATCTGGTCAATGAGTACGTCGACCGAACCGTCCATCTGGTCGACGGCACCATCGGGAGAGAGCGAAAGAATGGCGGGTAG